CGGTCTTCTGGGGCGGAATCGAGGAGGTTGCGGGCAATTCGCGGGCGCAGCGCTTCGGCGGAGAGGCCCCTTTCGGCCCTCAGGTGAGCGCGAAAGCCAACTTCTTGATGTTCTGGGCCGCTGCGGTCAGCAGGCACTGCTCTGAGACCCGCTCGATCCCCCGCATCCTGCAGTATCTGAGTCCGTGGAGCTCCTTGGCATCTGCGAAGGAGCGCTCGACCG
This genomic stretch from Coriobacteriia bacterium harbors:
- a CDS encoding transposase, with the translated sequence VERSFADAKELHGLRYCRMRGIERVSEQCLLTAAAQNIKKLAFALT